The following proteins come from a genomic window of Pseudomonas putida:
- a CDS encoding ABC transporter permease subunit produces the protein MAIAVPLKEGADPSLKQRLKHAERVNRWKAQALIAPLALFLLLVFLVPIAALLYKSVGNPEVVGGLPRTVEVISQWDGKSLPGEDVYKALSQDLAESRKNHTLGDLSKRLNMELAGYRSLLTKTARALPFKAEPASYKDALQAVDERWGDPAYWQAIRRNTSSVTSFYLLASVDHRIDDLGELAKATPDQAIYLDIFVRTLWMGVVITTICLVLAYPLAYLLANLPTRQSNLLMILVLLPFWTSILVRVAAWIVLLQSGGLINGALMAMGIIDQPLELVFNRTGVYISMVHILLPFMILPLYSVMKGISPSYMRAAISLGCHPFASFWRVYFPQTYAGVGAGCLLVFILAIGYYITPALLGSPNDQMVSYFVAFYTNTSINWGMATALGGLLLLATVLLYLIYSWLVGASRLRLS, from the coding sequence ATGGCCATTGCAGTGCCCCTCAAAGAAGGCGCAGATCCAAGTCTCAAGCAGCGCCTCAAACACGCCGAGCGGGTAAACCGCTGGAAGGCGCAGGCGTTGATCGCGCCGCTGGCGCTGTTTCTTCTGCTGGTGTTCCTGGTGCCGATTGCGGCGCTGCTGTACAAGAGCGTCGGTAACCCGGAAGTGGTCGGCGGCCTGCCGCGTACGGTGGAAGTCATCAGCCAGTGGGATGGCAAGAGCCTGCCTGGCGAGGACGTTTACAAGGCGCTCAGCCAGGACCTGGCCGAGTCGCGCAAGAACCATACCCTTGGTGACCTTTCCAAACGCTTGAACATGGAGCTGGCCGGCTACCGCAGCTTGTTGACCAAGACTGCCCGGGCATTGCCATTCAAGGCTGAGCCTGCCTCTTATAAAGACGCTTTGCAGGCTGTCGACGAGCGTTGGGGTGACCCGGCTTATTGGCAGGCGATACGCCGCAATACCAGTTCGGTGACTTCTTTCTACCTGCTGGCCTCGGTTGACCACCGCATCGATGACCTTGGTGAACTGGCCAAGGCCACCCCGGACCAGGCCATTTACCTGGACATTTTTGTCCGTACCCTGTGGATGGGGGTGGTGATTACCACTATCTGCCTGGTACTGGCCTACCCTCTGGCCTACCTGTTGGCCAACCTGCCTACCCGGCAGAGCAACCTGCTGATGATTCTGGTGCTGTTGCCTTTCTGGACATCGATCCTGGTGCGGGTGGCGGCCTGGATCGTGCTGCTGCAGTCGGGCGGCCTGATCAACGGCGCGCTGATGGCCATGGGCATCATCGACCAGCCGCTTGAGCTGGTGTTCAACCGCACAGGCGTCTACATCTCGATGGTGCACATTCTGCTGCCGTTCATGATCCTGCCGCTGTACAGCGTGATGAAGGGGATTTCCCCGAGCTACATGCGTGCGGCAATCTCGCTGGGCTGCCACCCGTTCGCCAGTTTCTGGCGGGTGTACTTCCCGCAGACCTACGCCGGTGTTGGCGCCGGTTGCCTGCTGGTGTTCATCCTGGCCATCGGTTACTACATCACCCCGGCGCTGCTGGGTAGCCCCAACGACCAGATGGTCAGCTACTTCGTCGCCTTCTACACCAACACCAGCATCAACTGGGGCATGGCCACCGCACTGGGCGGGCTGTTGCTGCTGGCGACCGTGCTGTTGTACCTGATCTATAGCTGGCTGGTCGGCGCCAGCCGCCTGCGCCTGAGCTGA
- a CDS encoding ABC transporter permease subunit — protein MLSPYMSPVERVWYYSLRILCGLILLFLILPVLVIVPLSFNSGSFLVYPLQGFSLQWYQDFFGSAEWMRALKNSIIVAPAATVLAMVFGTLAAIGLTRGDFPGKSLVMALVISPMVVPVVIIGVASYLFFAPLGMGNSFISLILVHAVLGVPFVIITVSATLQGFNYNLVRAAASLGASPLLAFRRVTLPLIAPGVISGALFAFATSFDEVVVTLFLAGPEQATLPRQMFSGIRENLSPTIAAAATLLIAFSVVLLLTLEWLRGRSEKLRTQQPT, from the coding sequence ATGCTGAGCCCATACATGTCGCCCGTGGAGCGGGTCTGGTACTACAGCCTGCGCATTCTCTGTGGCTTGATCCTGCTGTTCCTGATCTTGCCAGTGCTGGTGATCGTGCCGCTGTCATTCAACAGTGGCAGCTTCCTGGTGTACCCGCTGCAGGGCTTCTCGCTGCAGTGGTATCAGGACTTCTTCGGCTCGGCCGAGTGGATGCGGGCGTTGAAGAACAGCATCATCGTTGCCCCGGCGGCCACGGTGCTGGCCATGGTGTTCGGCACCTTGGCGGCCATCGGCCTGACCCGTGGCGATTTCCCCGGCAAGTCGCTGGTGATGGCGTTGGTGATCTCGCCGATGGTGGTGCCGGTAGTGATCATCGGGGTGGCCAGTTACCTGTTCTTCGCTCCTCTGGGCATGGGCAACAGCTTCATCTCGCTGATTCTGGTGCATGCGGTACTGGGTGTGCCGTTCGTCATCATTACCGTGTCGGCGACGCTGCAGGGCTTCAACTACAACCTGGTGCGCGCGGCGGCCAGCCTGGGAGCCTCGCCTCTGCTGGCTTTCCGCCGGGTGACCCTGCCGCTGATCGCGCCCGGTGTCATCTCGGGAGCGTTGTTTGCCTTTGCCACCTCGTTTGACGAGGTGGTGGTGACGCTGTTCCTCGCCGGGCCGGAGCAGGCAACCCTGCCGCGGCAGATGTTCAGCGGTATTCGCGAGAACCTGAGCCCGACCATTGCCGCGGCGGCGACCTTGCTGATTGCGTTCTCGGTGGTGTTGCTGCTTACCCTGGAATGGTTGCGTGGGCGTAGTGAGAAGCTGAGGACCCAGCAGCCGACCTGA
- a CDS encoding ribulose-phosphate 3-epimerase yields MQPYAIAPSILSADFARLGEDVDKVLAAGADIVHFDVMDNHYVPNLTIGPMVCTALRKYGVTAPIDVHLMVSPVDRIIGDFIEAGATYITFHPEATQHIDRSLQLIKDGGCKAGLVFNPATSLDALKYVMDKIDMVLLMSVNPGFGGQKFIPGTLDKLREARALIDASGRDIRLEIDGGVNVNNIREIAAAGADTFVAGSAIFNAPDYQEVIAKMRAELALARP; encoded by the coding sequence ATGCAGCCCTACGCTATTGCCCCCTCCATTCTCTCCGCCGATTTTGCCCGCCTGGGTGAGGACGTCGACAAGGTATTGGCTGCGGGTGCAGACATCGTCCACTTCGATGTCATGGACAATCACTATGTCCCCAACCTGACCATCGGCCCTATGGTTTGCACCGCTCTGCGCAAGTACGGCGTCACTGCGCCGATCGACGTGCACCTGATGGTCAGCCCGGTTGATCGCATCATTGGCGACTTTATCGAAGCGGGTGCCACCTACATCACCTTCCACCCTGAAGCCACACAGCACATCGACCGTTCGCTTCAGCTGATCAAGGATGGTGGCTGCAAGGCTGGCCTGGTGTTCAACCCGGCCACCAGCCTGGATGCCCTGAAATACGTGATGGACAAGATCGACATGGTGCTGCTGATGAGCGTCAACCCGGGCTTCGGCGGGCAGAAGTTCATCCCCGGCACCCTCGACAAGCTGCGCGAAGCGCGTGCGCTGATCGACGCCAGTGGCCGTGATATCCGTCTGGAGATCGATGGTGGCGTGAACGTCAACAACATCCGCGAGATCGCTGCCGCTGGCGCCGACACCTTCGTGGCCGGCTCGGCGATTTTCAACGCCCCGGACTACCAGGAAGTTATCGCCAAGATGCGCGCCGAACTGGCCCTGGCCCGCCCATGA
- a CDS encoding phosphoglycolate phosphatase has translation MSGFEQLFPGTLPRLVMFDLDGTLIDSVPDLAAAVDRMLLELGRPPAGLEAVRHWVGNGAQVLVRRALAGGIDHAEVDDALAEQALALFMDAYAESHDLTVVYPGVRDTLRWLRKQGVEMALITNKPERFVGPLLDQMKIGNFFRWIIGGDTLPQKKPDPAALLFVMQMAGVTPQQSLFVGDSRSDVQAAKAAGVQCVGLTYGYNHGRPIDDESPSLVIDDLRALLPGCADPATGITLADLQASQDRESTVAVTGKFWMKVIKALARWRWRA, from the coding sequence ATGAGCGGCTTCGAGCAGCTGTTCCCGGGGACGCTGCCCAGGCTGGTAATGTTCGATCTGGACGGTACCCTGATCGATTCCGTGCCTGATCTGGCCGCCGCTGTGGACCGCATGCTGCTCGAACTGGGGCGCCCGCCTGCTGGCCTTGAGGCGGTGCGCCACTGGGTTGGCAATGGCGCCCAGGTGCTGGTGCGCCGCGCGTTGGCGGGTGGCATCGACCATGCCGAAGTGGACGATGCGCTGGCAGAACAGGCGCTGGCGCTGTTCATGGACGCTTATGCCGAAAGCCATGATCTGACCGTGGTCTACCCCGGCGTACGGGACACCCTGCGCTGGCTGCGCAAGCAGGGCGTGGAGATGGCGCTGATTACCAACAAGCCTGAGCGCTTCGTTGGCCCGCTGCTGGACCAGATGAAGATCGGCAATTTCTTCCGCTGGATCATTGGTGGCGACACCTTGCCGCAGAAAAAGCCCGACCCGGCGGCGTTGCTGTTCGTCATGCAGATGGCCGGTGTTACCCCGCAGCAATCCCTGTTTGTGGGTGATTCGCGCAGTGACGTGCAGGCGGCCAAGGCGGCTGGCGTGCAATGCGTGGGCCTGACCTACGGCTATAACCATGGCAGGCCGATCGACGATGAATCCCCCAGCCTGGTAATCGACGACTTGCGGGCATTGCTGCCCGGTTGCGCAGACCCGGCCACTGGGATAACGTTGGCGGACCTTCAAGCCTCACAAGACAGAGAGTCCACCGTGGCGGTTACTGGCAAATTCTGGATGAAAGTCATCAAGGCCTTGGCCCGTTGGCGTTGGCGCGCCTGA
- a CDS encoding anthranilate synthase component I produces the protein MNHEEFLRLAAAGYNRIPLACETLADFDTPLSIYLKLADRPNSYLLESVQGGEKWGRYSMIGLPSRTVMRVHGYHVSILQDGVEVESCEVEDPLAFVETFKDRYKVADIPGLPRFNGGLVGYFGYDCVRYVEKRLGASPNPDPLGVPDILLMVSDAVVVFDNLAGKMHAIVLVDPAEDQAFEQGQARLQGLLETLRQPITPRRGLDLSGPQAAEPEFRSSYTREDYENAVGRIKEYILAGDCMQVVPSQRMSIDFKAAPIDLYRALRCFNPTPYMYFFNFGDFHVVGSSPEVLVRVEDNLVTVRPIAGTRPRGATEEADRALEDDLLSDDKEIAEHLMLIDLGRNDVGRVSSTGSVRLTEKMVIERYSNVMHIVSNVTGQLREGLTAMDALRAILPAGTLSGAPKIRAMEIIDELEPVKRGVYGGAVGYFAWNGNMDTAIAIRTAVIKDGELHVQAGGGIVADSVPALEWEETINKRRAMFRAVALAEQTSAK, from the coding sequence ATGAACCACGAAGAATTCCTGCGCCTGGCTGCTGCCGGCTACAACCGTATTCCCTTGGCCTGTGAAACCTTGGCCGACTTCGACACGCCGCTGTCGATCTACCTGAAACTGGCTGACCGGCCCAACTCGTACCTGCTCGAATCGGTGCAGGGCGGCGAGAAGTGGGGCCGTTACTCGATGATCGGCTTGCCATCGCGTACGGTGATGCGTGTGCATGGCTACCATGTCAGCATCCTCCAGGATGGCGTCGAGGTGGAAAGCTGTGAGGTCGAAGACCCGCTGGCATTCGTTGAAACCTTCAAGGACCGCTACAAAGTTGCCGATATCCCCGGCCTGCCGCGCTTCAATGGCGGGCTGGTCGGCTACTTTGGCTACGATTGCGTGCGCTATGTGGAAAAGCGCCTAGGCGCCAGCCCCAATCCGGACCCGCTGGGCGTACCCGATATCCTGCTGATGGTGTCCGACGCGGTGGTGGTGTTCGACAACCTGGCGGGCAAGATGCACGCCATCGTGTTGGTCGACCCAGCTGAAGATCAGGCTTTCGAACAGGGCCAGGCGCGCCTGCAAGGCTTGCTGGAAACCTTGCGTCAGCCAATCACCCCGCGCCGCGGTCTGGACCTGAGCGGCCCGCAGGCAGCCGAGCCGGAATTCCGCTCCAGCTACACCCGCGAGGATTACGAAAACGCCGTCGGTCGTATCAAGGAATACATCCTGGCCGGGGACTGTATGCAGGTGGTGCCATCGCAGCGCATGTCGATCGACTTCAAGGCTGCGCCTATCGACCTGTACCGCGCGCTACGCTGTTTCAACCCGACGCCGTACATGTACTTCTTCAACTTCGGTGACTTTCATGTAGTCGGCAGCTCGCCCGAGGTGTTGGTACGTGTCGAGGACAACCTGGTCACCGTGCGCCCGATTGCCGGTACCCGCCCGCGTGGTGCGACCGAGGAGGCCGACCGTGCGCTGGAAGACGACCTGCTGTCGGACGACAAGGAAATTGCCGAGCACCTGATGCTGATCGATCTGGGCCGCAACGATGTGGGCCGTGTGTCTTCGACCGGCAGTGTGCGCCTGACCGAGAAGATGGTGATCGAGCGTTACTCCAACGTGATGCACATTGTCTCCAACGTTACTGGCCAGTTGCGTGAAGGCCTCACGGCGATGGATGCACTGCGGGCGATTCTGCCGGCTGGCACCTTGTCGGGAGCGCCGAAGATCCGCGCGATGGAAATCATCGACGAGCTGGAACCTGTCAAGCGTGGGGTATACGGCGGTGCAGTCGGGTATTTTGCCTGGAACGGCAATATGGATACCGCAATTGCCATTCGTACTGCAGTGATCAAGGACGGCGAGCTGCATGTGCAGGCCGGTGGCGGCATCGTTGCCGACTCGGTGCCGGCGCTGGAATGGGAAGAAACCATCAACAAGCGCCGGGCGATGTTCCGTGCGGTGGCGTTGGCCGAGCAGACTTCGGCCAAATAA
- a CDS encoding autotransporter domain-containing protein — protein sequence MRKAPLLRFTLASLALACSQALAGPSPYSTLVVFGDSLADAGQFPDLGGGTPGARFTNRDADGNFAPVSPMILGSRLGVAPGDLNPSTSIGISPDGNNWAVGGYTTQQILDSITTTSETVIPPGNPNAGLVLRERPGYLANGLRADPNALYYLTGGGNDFLQGLVNSPADAVAAGARLAASAQALQQGGARYIMVWLLPDLGQTPNFSGTPQQNPLSLLSAAFNQSLISQLGQIDAQIIPLNIPTLLSEALASPSQFGLASDQNLVGTCYSGDSCVENPVYGINGTTPDPTKLLFNDSVHPTIAGQQLIADYAYSILAAPWELTLLPEMAHASLRAHQDELRNQWQTPWQAVGQWQAFVASGAQDLDFDGQHSAASGDGRGYNLTFGGSYRLNDAWRLGLAGGAYRQKLEAGEQDSDYKLNSYMASAFAQYRQDRWWADAALTAGHLDYSDLKRTFALGVNDRSEKGDTDGEAWALSGRLGYNLAADTSNWQLAPFISVDYARVKVDGYDEKSGRSTALAFDDQERTSRRLGVGLLGSVQVLPGTRLFAEVAQEHEFEDDEQDVTMHLTSLPANDFTLSGYTPHSDLTRASLGVSHELVAGVHLRGNYNWRKSDELTQQGISLGVSVDF from the coding sequence ATGCGAAAAGCCCCGTTATTGCGCTTTACCCTCGCTTCACTGGCCTTGGCCTGCAGCCAGGCGTTGGCAGGCCCTTCGCCCTATTCCACCCTTGTCGTATTTGGCGACAGTCTCGCCGATGCAGGGCAGTTTCCCGACCTGGGCGGCGGTACCCCAGGCGCGCGTTTCACCAACCGCGATGCCGACGGCAACTTTGCCCCAGTGTCACCGATGATCCTCGGTAGCCGCCTGGGGGTCGCGCCAGGCGACCTGAACCCGTCGACATCAATAGGCATCAGCCCCGATGGTAATAACTGGGCAGTCGGCGGGTACACCACCCAGCAGATCCTGGACTCGATCACGACAACGTCCGAGACCGTCATCCCACCTGGAAACCCCAATGCCGGGTTGGTGCTGCGCGAGCGCCCCGGCTACCTGGCCAACGGGCTGCGCGCCGACCCAAATGCCTTGTACTATCTGACAGGCGGCGGTAACGACTTCCTGCAGGGCCTGGTGAATAGCCCGGCCGACGCCGTAGCCGCCGGCGCCCGCCTGGCTGCCAGCGCCCAAGCGCTTCAGCAAGGAGGTGCGCGCTACATCATGGTCTGGCTACTGCCTGACCTCGGCCAAACACCCAATTTCAGCGGCACACCACAGCAAAACCCACTGTCACTGCTCTCCGCTGCGTTCAACCAGTCATTGATCAGCCAGTTGGGGCAGATCGATGCCCAGATCATTCCACTGAACATCCCTACGCTGTTGAGCGAGGCGTTGGCCAGCCCCAGCCAGTTCGGCCTGGCCAGCGACCAGAACCTTGTCGGCACCTGCTACAGCGGAGACAGTTGCGTGGAAAACCCGGTGTACGGGATCAACGGTACAACGCCAGACCCGACCAAACTGCTGTTCAACGACTCGGTACACCCGACCATCGCGGGCCAACAACTGATTGCCGATTACGCCTACTCGATCCTCGCTGCCCCTTGGGAACTGACCCTGCTACCGGAAATGGCCCACGCCAGTCTGCGGGCTCACCAGGATGAGTTGCGCAATCAGTGGCAGACGCCTTGGCAAGCAGTTGGCCAATGGCAAGCCTTTGTCGCCAGCGGCGCTCAGGACCTGGACTTCGACGGCCAGCACAGCGCGGCCAGCGGTGACGGTCGCGGCTACAACCTGACCTTTGGCGGCAGCTATCGCCTGAACGACGCCTGGCGCCTGGGCCTGGCCGGCGGTGCGTACCGGCAGAAGCTGGAAGCTGGCGAACAGGACTCGGACTACAAGCTGAACAGCTATATGGCCAGTGCCTTTGCCCAATACCGCCAGGACCGCTGGTGGGCCGACGCAGCGCTGACCGCCGGGCACCTGGACTACAGCGATCTCAAGCGTACCTTCGCCCTGGGTGTGAATGACCGCAGTGAGAAGGGCGACACCGACGGCGAAGCCTGGGCATTGTCCGGGCGGCTGGGCTACAACCTGGCGGCCGACACCAGCAACTGGCAGTTGGCACCGTTCATCAGTGTCGACTATGCGCGGGTGAAGGTGGATGGCTACGACGAGAAGAGCGGGCGCTCGACGGCGCTTGCCTTCGATGACCAGGAGCGCACTTCACGCCGCCTGGGCGTGGGGCTGCTGGGCAGCGTGCAGGTACTGCCAGGTACCCGGCTTTTCGCCGAGGTGGCACAGGAGCATGAGTTCGAGGACGACGAGCAGGATGTGACGATGCACCTGACCAGCTTGCCGGCAAATGACTTCACCCTGAGCGGGTACACACCACACAGCGACCTGACCCGGGCGAGCCTGGGAGTAAGCCACGAACTGGTGGCGGGGGTGCATTTGCGCGGGAACTACAACTGGCGCAAAAGTGATGAGTTGACGCAGCAGGGCATTAGCCTGGGGGTTAGTGTGGACTTCTAA
- a CDS encoding aminodeoxychorismate/anthranilate synthase component II produces MLLMIDNYDSFTYNVVQYLGELGAEVKVIRNDEMTIAQIEALNPERIVVSPGPCTPSEAGVSIEAILHFAGKLPILGVCLGHQSIGQAFGGDVVRARQVMHGKTSPVYHRDLGVFASLNNPLTVTRYHSLVVKRETLPDCLEVTAWTSHADGSVDEIMGLRHKTLNIEGVQFHPESILTEQGHELFANFLKQTGGRR; encoded by the coding sequence ATGTTACTGATGATCGACAATTACGACTCATTCACTTACAACGTCGTTCAGTACCTTGGCGAGCTGGGTGCCGAGGTCAAGGTCATTCGCAATGACGAAATGACAATCGCCCAGATCGAGGCCCTCAACCCTGAGCGCATCGTCGTATCCCCGGGGCCGTGCACCCCAAGCGAAGCGGGCGTGTCCATCGAGGCCATCCTGCACTTTGCTGGCAAGTTGCCAATCCTCGGCGTATGCCTGGGCCACCAGTCAATCGGGCAGGCTTTTGGCGGCGACGTTGTACGTGCACGCCAGGTCATGCACGGCAAGACCAGCCCGGTGTATCACCGCGACCTGGGCGTGTTCGCCAGCCTTAACAACCCGCTGACCGTGACCCGTTACCACTCGCTGGTGGTAAAGCGTGAAACCTTGCCCGACTGCCTGGAAGTTACCGCCTGGACCTCTCATGCTGACGGTTCGGTCGATGAGATCATGGGCCTGCGCCACAAGACGCTGAATATCGAAGGGGTGCAATTCCACCCTGAGTCGATCCTGACCGAGCAGGGCCATGAACTGTTCGCCAATTTCCTCAAGCAGACCGGCGGCCGCCGTTAA
- the trpD gene encoding anthranilate phosphoribosyltransferase, whose protein sequence is MDIKSALSRIVGQLDLTTDEMRQVMRQIMTGQCSEAQIGAFLMGMRMKSESIDEIVGAVSVMRELAEKVELQSLDGVVDIVGTGGDGANIFNVSTASSFVLAAAGCPVAKHGNRAVSGKSGSADLLEAAGIYLNLTPTQVARCIDSLGIGFMFAQSHHSAMKHAAGPRRELGLRTLFNMLGPLTNPAGVKHQVVGVFAQALCRPLAEVLQRLGSKHVLVVHSKDGLDEFSLAAPTFVAELKNDEITEYWVEPEDLGIKSQSLHGLAVESPQASLELIRDALGRRKTENGQKAAEMIVLNAGAALYAADHAMSLKAGVELAHDVLHTGLAWEKLQELGAFTAVFKVENEA, encoded by the coding sequence ATGGATATCAAGAGTGCGTTGAGCCGTATCGTCGGCCAGCTGGACCTTACTACCGACGAAATGCGCCAGGTCATGCGCCAGATCATGACCGGTCAGTGCAGCGAGGCGCAGATAGGTGCCTTCCTGATGGGCATGCGCATGAAAAGCGAAAGCATCGACGAAATCGTCGGCGCGGTGTCGGTGATGCGTGAGCTGGCCGAAAAGGTCGAGCTGCAAAGCCTTGATGGTGTCGTCGATATTGTCGGTACCGGCGGTGATGGCGCCAACATCTTCAACGTCTCCACCGCTTCGTCCTTCGTCCTGGCGGCGGCGGGCTGCCCGGTGGCCAAGCACGGTAACCGCGCGGTATCGGGCAAGAGCGGCAGTGCCGACTTGCTGGAAGCTGCCGGCATCTACCTGAACCTGACGCCAACTCAAGTGGCGCGCTGCATCGACAGCCTGGGCATCGGTTTCATGTTTGCGCAAAGTCACCACTCGGCCATGAAGCACGCCGCAGGCCCGCGTCGAGAACTGGGGTTGCGCACCCTGTTCAATATGCTCGGCCCGCTTACGAATCCGGCCGGAGTGAAGCACCAGGTGGTCGGTGTGTTCGCGCAAGCCCTTTGCCGCCCGCTGGCTGAGGTGCTGCAGCGTCTGGGTAGCAAGCATGTGCTGGTAGTGCACTCGAAGGATGGCCTGGACGAGTTCAGCCTGGCCGCACCCACCTTTGTCGCCGAACTGAAAAACGACGAAATTACTGAATATTGGGTCGAGCCGGAAGACCTCGGCATTAAGAGTCAGAGCCTTCATGGCCTGGCTGTCGAGAGCCCGCAGGCTTCGCTGGAGTTGATCCGCGATGCGCTGGGCCGGCGCAAGACCGAGAACGGCCAGAAGGCCGCCGAGATGATCGTGCTTAATGCTGGCGCGGCGCTGTATGCCGCTGACCATGCCATGAGCCTGAAAGCCGGTGTAGAACTGGCCCATGATGTACTGCACACCGGCCTGGCCTGGGAGAAGCTGCAGGAATTGGGCGCCTTTACTGCAGTATTCAAGGTGGAGAACGAAGCATGA
- the trpC gene encoding indole-3-glycerol phosphate synthase TrpC, with amino-acid sequence MSVPTVLERIIARKFQEVAERSARVSFAELEGLAKAADAPRGFANALIEQAKRKQPAVIAEIKKASPSKGVIREHFVPAEIAVSYEKGGATCLSVLTDVDYFQGADEYLQQARAAVSLPVIRKDFMVDPYQIVEARALGADCVLLIVSALDDVKMAELAATAKDVGLDVLVEVHDGDELERALKTLDTPLVGVNNRNLHTFEVSLETTLDLLPRIPRDRLAITESGILNRADVELMAINEVYSFLVGEAFMRAEQPGLELQRLFFPEQVKKTVQQLD; translated from the coding sequence ATGAGTGTGCCGACGGTGCTGGAAAGGATCATTGCTCGCAAGTTTCAAGAAGTGGCCGAGCGTAGTGCACGCGTCAGCTTCGCCGAACTGGAAGGTCTGGCCAAGGCCGCCGACGCCCCGCGAGGCTTCGCCAACGCGCTGATCGAGCAGGCCAAACGCAAGCAGCCAGCGGTGATTGCCGAAATCAAGAAGGCTTCGCCAAGCAAGGGCGTGATCCGTGAGCACTTCGTGCCGGCGGAAATCGCGGTCAGCTACGAGAAGGGCGGGGCCACCTGCCTCTCGGTGCTGACCGATGTCGATTATTTCCAGGGAGCCGATGAGTACTTGCAGCAGGCCCGCGCAGCGGTTTCGCTGCCGGTGATCCGCAAGGACTTCATGGTCGACCCTTACCAGATCGTCGAAGCCCGGGCCCTGGGGGCAGACTGCGTACTGCTGATCGTGTCGGCGCTGGATGACGTGAAGATGGCTGAGCTGGCCGCCACTGCCAAGGACGTCGGCCTCGACGTGCTGGTAGAAGTGCACGATGGCGATGAGCTGGAGCGCGCGCTGAAAACCCTGGATACACCGCTGGTGGGGGTGAACAACCGCAACCTGCATACTTTCGAGGTCAGCCTGGAAACCACCCTCGACCTGCTGCCGCGCATTCCGCGTGACCGTCTGGCGATTACCGAAAGCGGTATTCTCAACCGGGCCGATGTGGAGCTGATGGCAATCAACGAGGTTTACTCGTTCCTGGTGGGGGAGGCGTTCATGCGCGCCGAGCAGCCTGGCCTGGAATTACAGCGGCTGTTCTTCCCCGAGCAGGTGAAGAAGACTGTTCAGCAACTGGACTGA
- a CDS encoding lipoate--protein ligase family protein has translation MTDQPLALSVEQGLHAEQELLAAVCRGERDSGVLFWRPTDHALVMPRRMSRLGNFEVACAELAIAGWPVLLRETGGEPVPQSHSTVNVALVYAAPRSEGDHGRIENAYERLCLPLCDVLREWGGVASVGEIDGAFCDGRYNVNLNGRKLVGTAQRWRQGLGGKRPVVLVHGALLLDNERESMVAAVNRFNECCELEQRCRADAHIALHEVAPAAPWFERLSQAYAKVLAELPKD, from the coding sequence ATGACCGATCAACCCTTGGCCCTGAGCGTCGAACAAGGCCTGCACGCCGAACAGGAATTGCTGGCCGCCGTCTGCCGTGGCGAGCGTGACAGTGGCGTGCTGTTCTGGCGCCCGACCGACCACGCGCTGGTCATGCCTCGGCGCATGAGCCGGCTGGGCAACTTCGAGGTCGCCTGCGCGGAATTGGCTATTGCTGGCTGGCCGGTGCTGCTGCGAGAAACCGGCGGTGAGCCGGTGCCTCAGTCGCACTCGACAGTGAACGTTGCACTGGTCTACGCCGCGCCGCGCAGTGAAGGTGACCACGGCCGTATCGAAAATGCCTACGAGCGCCTGTGTCTGCCGCTGTGCGATGTGCTGCGCGAGTGGGGAGGGGTAGCGTCAGTCGGGGAAATTGACGGGGCCTTCTGCGATGGCCGCTACAACGTCAACCTCAATGGCCGCAAACTGGTGGGTACCGCCCAGCGCTGGCGTCAGGGCCTGGGTGGCAAGCGCCCGGTGGTGCTGGTGCACGGTGCCCTGCTGCTGGACAACGAGCGCGAGTCGATGGTGGCGGCGGTCAACCGCTTCAACGAGTGCTGCGAGCTGGAGCAACGCTGTCGCGCTGATGCGCACATCGCCTTGCACGAAGTAGCGCCGGCAGCACCCTGGTTCGAGCGCCTTTCGCAGGCCTACGCCAAGGTACTGGCCGAGTTGCCCAAGGACTAG